In Desulfobaccales bacterium, one DNA window encodes the following:
- a CDS encoding sigma-54 dependent transcriptional regulator encodes MIRIDHRVVQGDGDAADPPISELTKIITADPHLIEILDRLPTYAEADLPILITGEPGTGKELVARAICALGPVRRKTCQRLNCAALTESLACSELFGHVQGAFTDARQARPGRFKLAHGGNLFLDEIGDLPLSIQPRLLRAVEQGEIEPVGGDGPVMVDVRLIAATNQDLPRLISQGRFRQDLYDRLAVLAIHLPPLRERLDDIPKLTDHFARETSQRFGRGELKFVYGARSRLQKHAWPGNVRELKNVVTRAVLFSKDGVVRAEDLSFAPQPTRAPKMPQAESEGVLAARPSPVRLKELLEAERGNICAVSRRLQVCSKTVYRWLRSHEIDLMHIRGAAVFESGLRAG; translated from the coding sequence ATGATCAGGATTGATCACCGTGTGGTTCAGGGGGACGGCGATGCGGCGGATCCTCCAATTTCCGAATTAACCAAAATCATCACCGCAGACCCTCATTTGATCGAAATTCTGGATAGGCTGCCTACTTACGCCGAGGCGGATTTACCTATTCTCATCACGGGAGAGCCTGGCACCGGCAAGGAACTGGTGGCTCGGGCCATTTGCGCGCTAGGGCCGGTCCGGCGCAAGACCTGCCAGCGTCTGAACTGCGCCGCCCTGACGGAGTCTTTAGCGTGCAGCGAGCTCTTTGGGCACGTGCAGGGGGCCTTTACGGACGCCCGCCAGGCCCGGCCAGGTAGGTTCAAGTTGGCCCATGGCGGGAACCTGTTCTTGGATGAGATCGGAGACCTGCCCTTATCTATCCAACCCCGGCTCCTCCGGGCAGTGGAGCAGGGCGAGATCGAGCCGGTGGGGGGAGACGGCCCGGTGATGGTGGATGTGCGCCTGATTGCTGCTACCAACCAGGACTTGCCCCGGCTAATTTCCCAGGGTCGCTTCCGTCAGGACCTATACGACCGGCTGGCAGTGCTGGCCATCCACCTGCCCCCTTTACGCGAACGCCTCGACGACATTCCTAAGCTTACCGACCATTTCGCCCGGGAGACGAGTCAACGCTTCGGCCGGGGTGAGCTGAAATTCGTCTACGGAGCCCGGAGCCGCCTGCAAAAACATGCCTGGCCAGGTAATGTGCGGGAACTCAAGAACGTGGTCACCCGGGCGGTGTTATTTAGTAAAGATGGAGTAGTGAGGGCCGAAGATCTGTCTTTTGCGCCGCAGCCGACCAGGGCGCCGAAAATGCCCCAGGCTGAGTCGGAGGGTGTCTTGGCGGCGCGACCGTCACCGGTTCGCTTGAAGGAGCTCCTCGAGGCTGAGAGGGGAAATATTTGCGCGGTATCGCGCCGCCTGCAGGTCTGCAGCAAGACGGTGTACCGTTGGCTCAGGAGCCATGAGATTGACCTGATGCACATCAGGGGCGCAGCGGTATTTGAGTCAGGACTGCGGGCCG